A window of the Gasterosteus aculeatus chromosome 21, fGasAcu3.hap1.1, whole genome shotgun sequence genome harbors these coding sequences:
- the LOC120812082 gene encoding phosphatidate phosphatase LPIN2 isoform X1 — MNYVGQLLVTVKELYKGINQATLSGCIDVVVVRQPDGTFQCSPFHVRFGKLGVLRSREKVIDIEINGEPVELHMKLGDNGEAFFVQETEQHNEIVPAHLVTSPIPTEEALLRSREPRCGGSASESAQPRSPEDPSSGSIQPCSNTAGKKKRRRRKKHKAEPRKEGQTTPAGGELELCELSSDEENSGHNGGASALTLMKDPMDHRQHSTPTGLEWDSYPFSDGDWSPDPGREGSEPTSPKSDSELMVKPAESMHRAESHMQWTWGEFPESTRVTKKDKPEAKMLTITPSENTHFRVISSTEAVEEREGEGTTHLICGIIKPEPRTIPIDRPTCEPQVAEQRADLSDARSRLTSEPCPADLDLRPTPAQATRWKSSPPSRRASGSAAASAGAVAEDSAAVCPDTPSKPTDSPVKQRGVRKRSQHQGPEDIYLDDLTALDPDVVARYFPKSESDQVPRDWVEMGRRSGSQSPQSVGSAAADSGTECLSDSAGDLPDVTLSLCGGVGENSEIPKERFMEHIISYNEFAENPAIIDNPNLVVKIANRYYNWTLAAPLILSMQAFQKNLPKATEEAWVKEKMPKKSGRWWFWRKSSIKQLSLETKSENQESLTRESPAPHQAPETQQKAAEWSSDDETKELKALPPAPAEQPEGPAPALHSYKKSLRLSSDQIATLKLREGPNDVTFSITTQYQGTCRCEGTIYLWSWDDKVIISDIDGTITKSDVFGQILPQLGKDWTHQGVAKLYHSVHENGYKFLYCSARAIGMADMTRGYLHRVNDRGTLLPQGPLMLSPSSLFSAFHREVIEKKPEKFKIECLADIKNLFFPNAHPFYAAFGNRESDVFAYKQVGVPVCRILTVNPRGELILEQARGNKTSYSRLSELVEHVFPLRSSRHSATFSCPEFSSFCYWRQPIAAARPEELL, encoded by the exons ATGAACTACGTGGGGCAGCTGCTGGTGACGGTGAAGGAGCTGTACAAGGGGATCAACCAGGCCACGCTGTCGGGCTGCATCGACGTGGTGGTGGTCCGGCAGCCCGACGGGACGTTCCAGTGCTCCCCTTTCCACGTCCGCTTTGGGAAACTGGGAGTGCTGCGCTCCAGGGAGAAAGTA ATCGATATAGAAATCAACGGGGAACCTGTAGAGCTGCACATGAAGCTTGGAGACAATGGAGAGGCCTTTTTTGTCCAGGAGACGGAGCAGCACAAC GAGATCGTTCCGGCCCACCTGGTGACCTCCCCCATCCCCACAGAGGAGGCCCTGTTGAGGAGCAGAGAACCCAGATGTGGCGGCTCTGCGTCGGAGAGCGCTCAGCCTCGGAGTCCAGAGGACCCGTCCTCTGGAAGCATCCAACCCTGCTCCAACACGGccggcaagaagaagaggagacgcaGAAAAAAGCACAAGGCCGAGCCGCGGAAGGAGGGCCAAACCACACCCGCGGGCGGGGAGCTGGAGCTGTGCGAGCTCAGCTCAGACGAGGAGAACAGTGGGCACAATGGAGG GGCATCGGCGCTCACCCTGATGAAGGACCCCATGGACCACAGGCAACATTCCACCCCGACGGGCCTGGAATGGGACAGCTACCCTTTCTCGGATGGAGACTGGTCCCCTGACCCAGG CAGGGAGGGGTCGGAGCCCACGTCGCCCAAGAGCGACTCTGAACTGATGGTGAAGCCGGCGGAGAGCATGCACAGGGCCGAGTCCCACATGCAGTGGACCTGGGGGGAGTTCCCCGAATCCACCCGG GTCACCAAAAAGGACAAACCAGAGGCAAAGATGCTGACCATCACTCCCTCTGAGAACACACATTTCAGGGTTATCTCCAGCACAGAAGCCGTggaggaaagggaaggagagggaacCACACATCTCATTTGCGGTATCATAAAACCAGAGCCGCGGACCATTCCGATCGATCGGCCCACCTGCGAGCCGCAGGTCGCCGAGCAGAGGGCGGACCTTTCCGATGCGAGGTCCAGGTTGACCTCCGAGCCATGTCCCGCTGACCTCGACCTCAGGCCGACCCCCGCACAGGCGACCCGGTGGAAGTCTTCGCCGCCCAGCCGCAGGGCCAGCGGCTCCGCTGCCGCCTCCGCAGGTGCCGTCGCTGAAGACTCAGCGGCGGTTTGTCCCGACACCCCCTCGAAGCCCACCGACTCGCCCGTCAAACAGAGGG gtgtgaggaagaggagccaaCACCAGGGGCCTGAAGACATTTACCTGGATGACCTGACCGCACTTGATCCAGATGTTGTTGCCCGGTACTTCCCAAAAAG TGAGTCCGATCAGGTTCCTAGAGACTGGGTGGAGATGGGGAGGCGCTCTGGATCCCAGTCTCCCCAGTCTGTGGGCAGCGCAGCGGCCGACAGCGGCACCGAGTGTCTGTCGGACTCGGCCGGAGACCTCCCCGACGTCACGCTGTCGCTGTGTGGGGGCGTCGGGGAGAACTCGGAGATCCCTAAAG AAAGGTTCATGGAGCACATCATCTCCTACAATGAATTTGCAGAGAATCCAGCAATAATCGACAATCCCAATTTGGTGGTAAAAATTGCAAACAG atattacaactggactctggcagCACCGTTAATACTTAGTATGCAGGCTTTTCAGAAGAACCTTCCAAAG GCTACAGAGGAGGCCTGGGTGAAGGAGAAGATGCCCAAAAAGTCTGGGCGCTGGTGGTTCTGGAGAAAGAGCAGCATAAAGCAG TTGTCATTAGAGACCAAGTCAGAGAACCAGGAGTCTCTGACCAGAGAGAGTCCCGCCCCCCACCAGGCGCCAGAAACACA GCAGAAAGCAGCCGAGTGGTCCAGCGACGACGAGACTAAAGAGCTGAAGGCTTTGCCTCCGGCGCCCGCTGAGCAGCCAGAAGGCCCGGCGCCGGCTCTTCACTCCTACAAGAAGTCTCTCCGCCTGTCTTCTGACCAGATA GCCACCCTGAAGCTAAGGGAGGGGCCCAATGACGTCACCTTCAGCATCACCACCCAGTACCAGGGGACGTGTCGCTGCGAGGGCACCATCTACCTGTGGAGCTGGGACGACAAGGTCATAATCTCCGACATCGACGGCACCATCACCAA ATCAGATGTGTTCGGTCAGATTCTCCCTCAGCTCGGCAAAGACTGGACTCACCAAGGCGTCGCCAAGCTTTACCACTCAGTGCACGA GAATGGCTACAAGTTCCTGTACTGTTCGGCCCGAGCGATCGGCATGGCTGACATGACCCGAGGATATCTGCACCGGGTGAACGACAGAGGGACCCTCCTGCCTCAGGGACCCCTCATGCTCTCCCCCAGCAGCCTCTTCTCGGCCTTCCACAG AGAGGTCATCGAAAAAAAGCCAGAGAAGTTCAAGATCGAATGCCTTGCGGACATCAAGAACCTGTTCTTCCCCAACGCACATCCCTTCTACGCAGCCTTCGGAAACCGAGAAAGC GACGTGTTCGCCTACAAGCAGGTGGGCGTGCCCGTGTGCCGGATCCTCACGGTGAACCCCCGAGGCGAGCTGATCCTGGAGCAGGCCAGAGGCAATAAAACATC GTACAGCCGGCTGAGTGAGCTGGTGGAGCACGTCTTCCCCCTGCGGAGCTCGCGGCACAGCGCCACCTTCAGCTGCCCCGAGTTCAGCTCCTTCTGTTACTGGAGGCAGCCGATCGCAGCGGCGCGTCCGGAGGAGCTGCTCTGA
- the LOC120812082 gene encoding phosphatidate phosphatase LPIN2 isoform X2 has protein sequence MNYVGQLLVTVKELYKGINQATLSGCIDVVVVRQPDGTFQCSPFHVRFGKLGVLRSREKVIDIEINGEPVELHMKLGDNGEAFFVQETEQHNEIVPAHLVTSPIPTEEALLRSREPRCGGSASESAQPRSPEDPSSGSIQPCSNTAGKKKRRRRKKHKAEPRKEGQTTPAGGELELCELSSDEENSGHNGGASALTLMKDPMDHRQHSTPTGLEWDSYPFSDGDWSPDPGEGSEPTSPKSDSELMVKPAESMHRAESHMQWTWGEFPESTRVTKKDKPEAKMLTITPSENTHFRVISSTEAVEEREGEGTTHLICGIIKPEPRTIPIDRPTCEPQVAEQRADLSDARSRLTSEPCPADLDLRPTPAQATRWKSSPPSRRASGSAAASAGAVAEDSAAVCPDTPSKPTDSPVKQRGVRKRSQHQGPEDIYLDDLTALDPDVVARYFPKSESDQVPRDWVEMGRRSGSQSPQSVGSAAADSGTECLSDSAGDLPDVTLSLCGGVGENSEIPKERFMEHIISYNEFAENPAIIDNPNLVVKIANRYYNWTLAAPLILSMQAFQKNLPKATEEAWVKEKMPKKSGRWWFWRKSSIKQLSLETKSENQESLTRESPAPHQAPETQQKAAEWSSDDETKELKALPPAPAEQPEGPAPALHSYKKSLRLSSDQIATLKLREGPNDVTFSITTQYQGTCRCEGTIYLWSWDDKVIISDIDGTITKSDVFGQILPQLGKDWTHQGVAKLYHSVHENGYKFLYCSARAIGMADMTRGYLHRVNDRGTLLPQGPLMLSPSSLFSAFHREVIEKKPEKFKIECLADIKNLFFPNAHPFYAAFGNRESDVFAYKQVGVPVCRILTVNPRGELILEQARGNKTSYSRLSELVEHVFPLRSSRHSATFSCPEFSSFCYWRQPIAAARPEELL, from the exons ATGAACTACGTGGGGCAGCTGCTGGTGACGGTGAAGGAGCTGTACAAGGGGATCAACCAGGCCACGCTGTCGGGCTGCATCGACGTGGTGGTGGTCCGGCAGCCCGACGGGACGTTCCAGTGCTCCCCTTTCCACGTCCGCTTTGGGAAACTGGGAGTGCTGCGCTCCAGGGAGAAAGTA ATCGATATAGAAATCAACGGGGAACCTGTAGAGCTGCACATGAAGCTTGGAGACAATGGAGAGGCCTTTTTTGTCCAGGAGACGGAGCAGCACAAC GAGATCGTTCCGGCCCACCTGGTGACCTCCCCCATCCCCACAGAGGAGGCCCTGTTGAGGAGCAGAGAACCCAGATGTGGCGGCTCTGCGTCGGAGAGCGCTCAGCCTCGGAGTCCAGAGGACCCGTCCTCTGGAAGCATCCAACCCTGCTCCAACACGGccggcaagaagaagaggagacgcaGAAAAAAGCACAAGGCCGAGCCGCGGAAGGAGGGCCAAACCACACCCGCGGGCGGGGAGCTGGAGCTGTGCGAGCTCAGCTCAGACGAGGAGAACAGTGGGCACAATGGAGG GGCATCGGCGCTCACCCTGATGAAGGACCCCATGGACCACAGGCAACATTCCACCCCGACGGGCCTGGAATGGGACAGCTACCCTTTCTCGGATGGAGACTGGTCCCCTGACCCAGG GGAGGGGTCGGAGCCCACGTCGCCCAAGAGCGACTCTGAACTGATGGTGAAGCCGGCGGAGAGCATGCACAGGGCCGAGTCCCACATGCAGTGGACCTGGGGGGAGTTCCCCGAATCCACCCGG GTCACCAAAAAGGACAAACCAGAGGCAAAGATGCTGACCATCACTCCCTCTGAGAACACACATTTCAGGGTTATCTCCAGCACAGAAGCCGTggaggaaagggaaggagagggaacCACACATCTCATTTGCGGTATCATAAAACCAGAGCCGCGGACCATTCCGATCGATCGGCCCACCTGCGAGCCGCAGGTCGCCGAGCAGAGGGCGGACCTTTCCGATGCGAGGTCCAGGTTGACCTCCGAGCCATGTCCCGCTGACCTCGACCTCAGGCCGACCCCCGCACAGGCGACCCGGTGGAAGTCTTCGCCGCCCAGCCGCAGGGCCAGCGGCTCCGCTGCCGCCTCCGCAGGTGCCGTCGCTGAAGACTCAGCGGCGGTTTGTCCCGACACCCCCTCGAAGCCCACCGACTCGCCCGTCAAACAGAGGG gtgtgaggaagaggagccaaCACCAGGGGCCTGAAGACATTTACCTGGATGACCTGACCGCACTTGATCCAGATGTTGTTGCCCGGTACTTCCCAAAAAG TGAGTCCGATCAGGTTCCTAGAGACTGGGTGGAGATGGGGAGGCGCTCTGGATCCCAGTCTCCCCAGTCTGTGGGCAGCGCAGCGGCCGACAGCGGCACCGAGTGTCTGTCGGACTCGGCCGGAGACCTCCCCGACGTCACGCTGTCGCTGTGTGGGGGCGTCGGGGAGAACTCGGAGATCCCTAAAG AAAGGTTCATGGAGCACATCATCTCCTACAATGAATTTGCAGAGAATCCAGCAATAATCGACAATCCCAATTTGGTGGTAAAAATTGCAAACAG atattacaactggactctggcagCACCGTTAATACTTAGTATGCAGGCTTTTCAGAAGAACCTTCCAAAG GCTACAGAGGAGGCCTGGGTGAAGGAGAAGATGCCCAAAAAGTCTGGGCGCTGGTGGTTCTGGAGAAAGAGCAGCATAAAGCAG TTGTCATTAGAGACCAAGTCAGAGAACCAGGAGTCTCTGACCAGAGAGAGTCCCGCCCCCCACCAGGCGCCAGAAACACA GCAGAAAGCAGCCGAGTGGTCCAGCGACGACGAGACTAAAGAGCTGAAGGCTTTGCCTCCGGCGCCCGCTGAGCAGCCAGAAGGCCCGGCGCCGGCTCTTCACTCCTACAAGAAGTCTCTCCGCCTGTCTTCTGACCAGATA GCCACCCTGAAGCTAAGGGAGGGGCCCAATGACGTCACCTTCAGCATCACCACCCAGTACCAGGGGACGTGTCGCTGCGAGGGCACCATCTACCTGTGGAGCTGGGACGACAAGGTCATAATCTCCGACATCGACGGCACCATCACCAA ATCAGATGTGTTCGGTCAGATTCTCCCTCAGCTCGGCAAAGACTGGACTCACCAAGGCGTCGCCAAGCTTTACCACTCAGTGCACGA GAATGGCTACAAGTTCCTGTACTGTTCGGCCCGAGCGATCGGCATGGCTGACATGACCCGAGGATATCTGCACCGGGTGAACGACAGAGGGACCCTCCTGCCTCAGGGACCCCTCATGCTCTCCCCCAGCAGCCTCTTCTCGGCCTTCCACAG AGAGGTCATCGAAAAAAAGCCAGAGAAGTTCAAGATCGAATGCCTTGCGGACATCAAGAACCTGTTCTTCCCCAACGCACATCCCTTCTACGCAGCCTTCGGAAACCGAGAAAGC GACGTGTTCGCCTACAAGCAGGTGGGCGTGCCCGTGTGCCGGATCCTCACGGTGAACCCCCGAGGCGAGCTGATCCTGGAGCAGGCCAGAGGCAATAAAACATC GTACAGCCGGCTGAGTGAGCTGGTGGAGCACGTCTTCCCCCTGCGGAGCTCGCGGCACAGCGCCACCTTCAGCTGCCCCGAGTTCAGCTCCTTCTGTTACTGGAGGCAGCCGATCGCAGCGGCGCGTCCGGAGGAGCTGCTCTGA